ACGTTTAAAGAGCATAGGACACTTCCTTTGGAGGTTATTAAAGgacagcaaaataaaagcatagcACAGGGCAGACCCAGAATTTGCTGCACAGATTTCATATCTCTTCTATGACCTGGGAACTGTTCTGGTCCCTCAGGAACTGCAGTAGATGGGTGTTTGGTCATCCTGTGTACCCTTTGCTACAAAGCTTTGGATAAGTGGAGGcaaaatggaataaaatgatGAAAGAATCAGAGATTTGTTTCTTAAACGATAGTTGGTTGCAGACACAACAGAAAATTGCATGTGAAACCTCTGATAAAAGAAGGCTTTTCTAATGCATGAGATTATTCAACTAAGAAGGGTTCAGACTATGAAGCTGTCCTACTCGAGGTATTAAATGAAAAGTTTACAACAGCTCCTTATAAAATCTGAGGAGAATAAAAACAGGTTCAGTTGTGTGGATTCAGTTGCCAGTTTCTGCCCCAACATTCAAAAACCTGCACAAGCAGTTTCCCTTGGTACTGTTAGGTCAGCTAATGTTTCTCCTCACCTGAATGTGAGGTgaacatgttttcatgttgaaaaTAAGGTATTACTGGTCCCAGTGGCAGGATTACTTAACTCCCCATTCAGCTTTAAGACAATTAGATCAGATTTTGGAGCGGGCTGAGGCTGGTTAGAATGTGGCTACTGATTGGCCAACAGATCTAAACAGAGGGTGGTATTAGGGCACCAAGCTGCTCCTATTGGCCAGGCAGTGAAGGTAGTGCTTTCCCATCTGGCTCCTGCGCTTCAAGGATAATCCCCTGGAATACCTCCACAGATGTTTACAACAGAATATAAACTGGGGGAGGAGAATGCATTTTTACATCTAGTTGGATTTCATCTTTTTATGTcgatttattttttacctttaaaatttaaagatcacaaataattaaaaaactaaacagttaacAGAAGTCAGCAAAAAGCTCTTTCAGAGTTGAGTTTTGTCCATCTGTGGTTTATCctcttaatattttattattgagGTCATTGGGTTCTGGTTCTAATGTATGCATCTGATGAACAGTCAGGGGGTCTaacaagaaacattttttaaaatatatatcttaTAGTCAATTAAATTAGAGttttgaaaacatgtttaattaattaaagtaGTTATTTTATGTATGAGAAACATTTCATGAGATTcaggtaaaaatataaaattcctCCACAAGGGGGTGTATAGCCTCATTCTCCTTTTTCTTAGCCCAAGGCCGCTCTCCTTTTTCCAAtccagaccacattttaaagcaTATGTCTTACGAACAATTAAATGATTTTGGATCAAGTCTTTGATGTGCATATGAAGGCACAATGATTCCTAATGCGAACATATGAAGAGCCAAAAACATTGGCAAACGTtagaaataaatagaaaataaatgcatgcaCACTTGGTTTTATAAATATGAAACCAAATAAATTCTGAATTAATCATAcacaaaaacaacttttatttaGGACTGAAATGTAATTATTCCATAATTCCTGGTGGGCTGCACCGCAGAGCGGtttttagcactgttgccttgcagcaagacgattctgggtttgaatcccggcCTGTGGTTCCTTCATGGAGTTTCTATTTTCTCctctcccactgtccaaaaacatgattgtttggttaattggttactctaaattgcccttaggtatgagtgtgtacGAGCATGGTTTTTGTCCTGTGTGCCTCTTGGCTAGACTGAAGACCTGTCCAGGACTGTAGATAGAAACCTggaaccctgcaaggataaatggggttagacaatggatggatagtTCCTGGTTTAAAGTGCATCATAAACTAATTTAGGCTGTCACTCTGGTTTTGCTGATATTTGATTGGTTAATTTAACCAATTACCTTCAACAATAGCACTGTTGCCCTCACACACTAAGATCTTTCACATTGACAAAAACCAAAGGTACTACTATTCAATTGATAAATAAGGTCAAGTTAAAAATGACATGTCAACtattgaaaactgaaaatatattaaatataggAATAACTAAATACGTCagttattttcattaaaaatgttgcAGGGTGTAATTATTTCAGATTCCTGTTCTATAGCAAATAGTGTAATTACTTTGTTATATGCCAGCCTTATTCAAagtgtatacatttatttttcataaaaatgtatttagtttagatgcaacatttattttccaaaattgTACCCTACTTATAAAATGAAGTTCTGTTCCCCGAGACTAGTGCTACTACCATATAAAGATACATAGACaagttaataaaataacattaaaaataacagTCCAAAAACCATGCATCCTCTTCCTTCCACCTCAGTTATTTCCTACTCTGTGTTGATCCATCACACCAAGTCCCCATGCCTACAGGATTAAGccccatttatttttaagttaagGACATTTGTTTGAGAGCAAGTGAAAAGTATTTCACTTCTCATTTTGTGACAGATAAAATATTGTTGGCCCTTGTTGTCCTCCAAACAAAGATAGTGCGTACATTTCAAAGAACAGGAACTCAAATAAAACCACGTGCATCATAAAAACCttcaaatatttaatatttcagaccCAAACTGTTGAAGTTCATGCAGACAAAACACTTTGTTACAATATTCTTTGGGACCTCAAGGTAATAAAAGTCAAGGAGCGGAAAAGTTTGGGGGATATTAAGTATATCTGGGCTTTTCATTAACTTTTTAGCCTTGCTGAAACTTAACAGTCCGTTTCTGTAACCTTTTGCTTAACAAGTGAAAGAGAAATCACTTTAATAGTCataagataaaaaacaaaaaaacccaaaaattgCTTAattgaattacatttttatttgtttggagATATGATATCAAGTCAGTGCTTACAATACAAGTTGTGGAATTATTATTACAATAATAAAATGCAACCTCTATATATTATGATTCACGAAGTACAAAAATAAAGATTCTGTTTTATAGGGTATTCATTCCTATCTTATTagattttaacttattttttttactggaaaaagaaagaacagttGTACAGGTACTAGCTGATATACAGTAATATTTGATATTAACCATCTCTGACCAACAATAGTATTATTTGACATATCTCACAGATTGCTAATGTAATGCACTGACAGTAGATTAGCATACAAACAATAGTATAAAAAGCCAACCAGCAATGCCAGCGtctcatttgtttttactcGAAGAGAGGAAACGACAGGTTTTCTTGAGGTAACCCCTAACCCTGGCCAGCAGTATATGTCTTTAGGTTTTAACTTTTAAGGATGGAAAATGTTGGAGTCTAAAAAGATACATGAAAATCTGTAGAGTAATCTAGCATACCAGTGTACATGTGATATCTTCAAGAAGCACTGCTCTTGATCTTTCACTGTGAGAGGTTCACTGAGATTGTCTTGTTTGTGTGAATTTGCTTTGTCTATAGATGTCAAAGTGCCAAACTGTGTTTCAGTCTTAGTGCAagcttttttcccttctttTGCAGTTTCCCCCCAAAATAACTGCTCCAGTGAATGGAGAAGTCGCAAAGGTCCAAATGCCCAGTGTGCAAGTTTGTGGTCCTCCAGCAGCGCGTAGCTGGACACCAGCACCCCATCAACAAACAAAGTTCCAGCTTCAGTCAGAGGCGCAAACACTCCCACACTCTCAGTGAAAGAAACAGACATAATTCGGGATGTTTCTGTTTGACCCCCCACCGTGCTGATGAGGACGCAGTCCCCGACTTTGGCTCTGCTCGCAAACTGAGCCTGATACTCACTACGTCCACAGTCAGGgtctaaaaacattaaatgatgTGGAGTCAGAACCAGTCGGTGGCCACCATCTGTCTCCAGAGACAGAAAGATAGACCGGCTTTCCTGGTCCAGGTGCAGAAACAGGAGGACTTGGCTGTACACGACCTGGCCTGTCACAGACAGAGCCAGGACCCTGTCGCCAGGGGCCAGTGATGACAGAGTCTTCTGCCTCCCTCCAGCAACGGTCACCCGGGCCCAGCCTGGGAAACAGCCACCTCTCTCCACGGCCTCAGACTTATCTGCAGAAACAGAAAGCATCCCTTTTTGTATCATACTAATTATGCAAAATCACTCCATACAAAGTGATatatttcatcatttatttctgtaaattttAAATATGCCATAAAGCAAATAGAAAACTCCCAAAACTCTTTTACTCAGAAGATGATATCAGAGTAATAAGAAAAAGTCATTGACAACCTCCACAGGGAGAGAAGAAACAAAAGGTAATTGCAAAATAAACTCCCTGTTCACAAAGTTTTGAatgcaagcatattaatggaaagtttagtggaaggaaaaagtgtataGAAAAAGGTACACAAGCAATAGGAACAACCGCAATCCTGAGAGGATTGTAAAATACAGCCCATACAAGAGTTTGGGTGAGATTTACAAGGCATGGACAGCAGCTGGAGTCGAGCTTAAAGCTGCACCACTCACAGACATATCCACAGCATAAGCAACAGCTGTTGCATGCCCTGTGATAGAATACTCTTGAACCAAAGACAGTTTCATAAAGAtgttgatttaattttccagcaggacttagTACCTCCCCTCAAGATTCAGTACCTGCTTGCTGCAGTaccaatgaccatggtgttactgtgctttatTGGCCAGAAAACCTTCCGGACCTAAACCCcgcagagaatctatggagtaatgtcaagaggaagatgagaaactCCAGACCAACAATTCAGGCGATCTAAAGACCGCTATTAACACAACCTGGGCTATCTAATACCTGAGCAGAGCCACAGGcagaaggcctccttgccacaCTGCACAtttgcagtaattcatgcaaaggaGCCCCGACCATTACTGAGTGcagatactgtacagtacatgaacatacttttcaagAGGTTTACATTTCTGggttaaatttcctttttcatatttttctcaGGAAATATAAAACTTTCCTAAGCAAATAAATATtggctgtaagccataattgtCGAAATTAACAGATATAAAACACTTATGAAACGTATCACTGTgtgaaattaactttttgaagTTAATTAATGAATTAAATGAACCTTCAATGATGTTCTAAGGCACTTGTAATTGCAAATAAAACTTACCAGCTTTTACCGAACAGTGGATGTGATATCTAGACTCATAATGGACCCAATCGAAGCCCGCTTCCACAGCCAGCTGAGCCAGGATACCGTACTTCTTTGTTTCTCTGTCATCTGTGGTTATATCCACGGCCCGGCCTTCATAATGCAGAGAGCCAGGAGGGTGGTGACCATCTTCATCCCAGGCCTCCGTCACACGCAAGTGTACCCCTGGCCACTGGTTCATCACAGCAATGGCCAACCTGTTCAAACAGTCCTTACATCGCTGCCAAAGAAGAACACACAAGGGTGGAGGTTTAGGATTAGAGGAAACTCAGCCACTTTTCAGGCAGGTACAGTACCCAAActgtggtcttttttttttttttacatgtaaattTCTACTTTTTGGTCAAAGCCACATACCGTTTGATACTTTTTCACAGATATTTAGCAATAAAATCACAGACAATTTAGAAAGCTGATCAAAAGAGTTGAGTTtcaccagaaaacaaaaatgaagaaagGATGGTGATATGAGGTTGTTGCCTGACAGCGACAATGTGCGCCATTATCAAATCAATCAAAATTCTATCAAACAGTGaacaaagcaaacagaaaaattaatgtaaccaaaatataaacaaacatatttcGTGGAAAACATTGCAGACAGACCTAACCCAGTCAAGTGCTTGTTTATCATGATTTTACTATGCAAAGTTGTTGCTATAATGACTCCTATACAGGTTTGGTGTGGTTTTTAACACCCTACTTTTTCAATGTAAAGAGAAGTGATTAAAAtcagatattttcttttcttttctgtagATGATTGCTTTCTTAGGGATGCACTGATACTGACAAGTGACTTTTTCTAGCCAATCCTCGACTGTGGGATTAATCAAaacagatgcactgatcagaccTTTTCTGTCCAGTGcagatttccagttttctttgaggttTGACCTGCCTGGTTTTGACcaattcatgtttattt
This DNA window, taken from Girardinichthys multiradiatus isolate DD_20200921_A chromosome 1, DD_fGirMul_XY1, whole genome shotgun sequence, encodes the following:
- the dhh gene encoding desert hedgehog protein, producing the protein MKQFWWARLAPLGLLAACTCLGVVQGCGPGPGYGMRSRPRKLTPMRYKQFFPNFSENTLGASGRAEGKISRNSERFNQLVCNYNPDIVFKDEENTSADRVMTKRCKDCLNRLAIAVMNQWPGVHLRVTEAWDEDGHHPPGSLHYEGRAVDITTDDRETKKYGILAQLAVEAGFDWVHYESRYHIHCSVKADKSEAVERGGCFPGWARVTVAGGRQKTLSSLAPGDRVLALSVTGQVVYSQVLLFLHLDQESRSIFLSLETDGGHRLVLTPHHLMFLDPDCGRSEYQAQFASRAKVGDCVLISTVGGQTETSRIMSVSFTESVGVFAPLTEAGTLFVDGVLVSSYALLEDHKLAHWAFGPLRLLHSLEQLFWGETAKEGKKACTKTETQFGTLTSIDKANSHKQDNLSEPLTVKDQEQCFLKISHVHWYARLLYRFSCIFLDSNIFHP